The stretch of DNA CACGCGCTGAACTACTGCATGCTGCTGCCCGGCCCCGAAGCGCAGCAGCTTGCCACCTATGTGGGCTGGCTGTTGCATCGCACGCTCGGCGGGATCGTGGCCGGCGCCCTATTTGTCCTGCCCGGGTTTCTCTCGATCCTCGCCTTGAGCCTGATCTACGCGAACTATCAACACACGGGCCTGCTCGAGGGATTGTTCTACGGTTTGAAGCCCGCGGTCTTGGCCATCGTCGTCGAAGCGGTGCTGCGCATCGGCAAGCGCGTGTTGAAGAACGGCGTCATGCTGGCCTTGGCCGCAGCGTCGTTTGTCGCACTGTTCTTTTTCGCCGTCCCGTTTCCGCTGGTAATCCTGACCGCTGGCCTCGTCGGTTTCTGGGGGGGACGATTGTATCCGGGCCGATTCCTCGTCCTCCAAGGGCACGCGGCCAAGGCGGCCGGTGAATCGTTCGACGAGGTGCCGCTGCACCATGCCGCGCCCACGTGGCGACGCAGTTTGTTGGTGAGTTGCATCTGCCTGACGCTGTGGTTTGGGCCGTTGCTCGCGTGTCGGGCCGCCCTGGGGCCCGAGTCGATCTACGTGCAGGAAGGGCTGTTCTTTAGCAAGGCAGCCGTCATGACCTTCGGCGGTGCCTATTCCGTACTGGCGTATGTGGCGCAGCAGGCCGTCGAGCGGTTCGGCTGGCTTCAGCCTGGAGAAATGCTCGATGGGCTCGGCATGGCCGAGACGACGCCGGGGCCCTTGATCCAAGTCGTGCAATTTGTCGGCTTTCTGGGGGCATATCGGC from Pirellulales bacterium encodes:
- the chrA gene encoding chromate efflux transporter; the protein is MRAAVSWGEALRTWIRIALLSFGGPAGQIAVMHRILVEEKRWISEERFLHALNYCMLLPGPEAQQLATYVGWLLHRTLGGIVAGALFVLPGFLSILALSLIYANYQHTGLLEGLFYGLKPAVLAIVVEAVLRIGKRVLKNGVMLALAAASFVALFFFAVPFPLVILTAGLVGFWGGRLYPGRFLVLQGHAAKAAGESFDEVPLHHAAPTWRRSLLVSCICLTLWFGPLLACRAALGPESIYVQEGLFFSKAAVMTFGGAYSVLAYVAQQAVERFGWLQPGEMLDGLGMAETTPGPLIQVVQFVGFLGAYRQPGPCSPVVAGLVGSVMTTWVTFVPCFFWIFLGAPYIEQLRGNRLLTAALSSITAAVVGVVFNLSVWFTLHTLFHDVAAQRLGPLRVLVPDLASIEWGACAVAILALLLTFRWKQSLARTLTLCTALGALYYWIKA